One region of Estrella lausannensis genomic DNA includes:
- the aceB gene encoding malate synthase A — MEDEEIKLKPHPPHPLFTDLLNAGAIDFLSALHREFEDKREALLARRIVRQYEIDQGGRFDFPPEPASIRNDPSWSVAPCPADLNKRWVEITGPTDAKMLINALNSKADIYMADFEDSNSPTFGNIMSGHFNLKKAIRRALEHKTPKKTYRLNATTATLFVRPRGWHLPETHFFVDDAPVSASLFDFGVYLYHNAHELIKKGSAPYFYLPKMESHLEARLWQEVFTFAEEKLSLPKGTIRCTVLIETIGAAFEMEEILFELKESITGLNAGRWDYIFSIIKKEQANAELVFPDRGSITMRVPFMKAYADLLVHTCHKRGAHAMGGMSAFVPKRGDEEVNRIAFAKVREDKELEVSQGFDGTWVAHPDLVPLATEVFETKLGRDNQKDMLRNDALGDTAKLTQFTVPGGKVTLAGVRQNARISLIYLAAWLSGQGALAIDNLMEDLATCEISRAQLWQWIHRKAELEEGGVVSLDLVKQTIEEAERELLANPDEPYPHRKKLSKAKQRLIECVSSEQFIEFLSSHCLKDIF, encoded by the coding sequence ATGGAAGATGAAGAAATTAAGCTAAAGCCGCATCCCCCACACCCTCTGTTCACCGATCTTCTCAACGCCGGAGCGATCGATTTCTTAAGCGCCCTCCATCGCGAATTCGAGGATAAGAGAGAGGCGCTGCTTGCCAGGCGCATCGTCCGGCAATATGAAATTGACCAAGGCGGCCGGTTCGACTTTCCCCCCGAGCCAGCCTCCATCCGCAACGATCCTTCCTGGAGCGTTGCCCCCTGCCCTGCCGACCTGAACAAACGCTGGGTAGAGATCACCGGGCCAACCGACGCCAAGATGCTCATCAACGCTTTAAATTCCAAAGCCGACATCTACATGGCGGACTTCGAAGATTCGAACAGCCCGACTTTCGGCAACATCATGAGCGGCCACTTCAATCTTAAAAAAGCGATCCGACGAGCGCTTGAGCATAAGACTCCCAAAAAAACCTACCGTTTAAACGCCACGACAGCGACTCTCTTCGTAAGACCCCGGGGCTGGCATCTTCCGGAGACCCACTTTTTCGTCGATGACGCTCCGGTATCGGCTTCGCTGTTCGACTTTGGGGTCTACTTGTACCACAACGCCCATGAACTCATTAAAAAGGGATCGGCCCCCTATTTCTACCTCCCGAAAATGGAGAGCCACTTGGAAGCCAGGCTCTGGCAAGAGGTGTTTACTTTCGCTGAAGAGAAGCTCTCTCTTCCCAAGGGGACAATCCGCTGCACCGTCTTGATCGAAACGATTGGCGCCGCCTTCGAGATGGAGGAGATCCTCTTCGAACTCAAAGAGAGCATCACCGGGCTTAACGCGGGACGCTGGGATTACATCTTCTCGATCATAAAAAAAGAACAAGCAAACGCTGAACTGGTTTTTCCCGATCGGGGATCGATCACCATGCGTGTTCCCTTCATGAAAGCGTACGCCGACCTCTTGGTGCACACATGCCACAAACGCGGGGCGCATGCGATGGGTGGGATGAGCGCTTTCGTTCCAAAGCGCGGAGATGAAGAGGTCAACCGGATAGCCTTTGCAAAAGTCAGAGAGGACAAAGAACTCGAGGTTTCCCAAGGGTTTGACGGAACGTGGGTTGCCCATCCCGATCTCGTACCGCTCGCGACGGAAGTGTTTGAAACCAAGTTAGGCCGAGACAACCAAAAGGATATGCTGCGAAACGATGCTCTCGGCGATACAGCAAAATTGACCCAATTTACAGTTCCAGGCGGCAAAGTGACCCTGGCGGGGGTCAGACAAAACGCACGCATCAGCCTCATCTACCTTGCAGCCTGGCTCTCAGGCCAAGGAGCTCTTGCCATCGATAACCTGATGGAGGATCTGGCGACTTGTGAAATTTCAAGGGCACAGCTTTGGCAGTGGATCCACCGCAAAGCTGAGCTGGAAGAGGGTGGGGTTGTCTCGCTGGATCTGGTAAAACAGACGATTGAGGAAGCTGAACGCGAGCTACTTGCCAACCCCGACGAGCCCTATCCTCACAGAAAAAAGCTCTCAAAGGCAAAGCAGCGGTTGATTGAATGCGTCTCGTCTGAACAGTTTATCGAATTTTTATCATCACATTGTTTAAAAGATATCTTTTAG
- the aceA gene encoding isocitrate lyase, which produces MNEKARQLKKNWDENPRWRGVVRTYSAEEVVKLQGTIQLDHTLARIGAAKLWDYLSKEPFIRALGAETGCQAVQQVQAGLKAIYVSGWQVAADMNDSLETYPDLSLYPVTSVPHLIRRINKALMRQDQIDCMQGQSAIDWFAPIVADAEAGFGGPLNTFELIKAMIEEGVSAVHLEDQLSSLKKCGHMGGKVLEPASIFIHKLIAARFAADILDVPTLIIARTDAEGAKLIRSDSDPVDKGYITGNRSPEGYFEIRGGIPFAIERAKAFAPYADLIWCETQTPSLEEARAFAEGVHQAFPGKWLAYNCSPSFNWKKHMDENKMRSFQEELGKMGYKFQFITLAGFHTLNASMFDLASQYASEGMSAYGRFQESEFQLERERGFKAIKHQQFVGASYFDEIMTVLSEGQISTKSMEGSTESAQFTS; this is translated from the coding sequence ATGAATGAAAAAGCGCGGCAATTAAAGAAAAATTGGGATGAAAATCCGCGATGGCGCGGAGTGGTCAGGACCTATTCCGCCGAAGAGGTTGTCAAACTGCAAGGCACCATCCAGCTCGACCACACACTCGCCCGGATAGGGGCTGCAAAGCTATGGGATTACCTGTCTAAAGAACCCTTTATCCGCGCCCTCGGAGCAGAAACCGGCTGCCAGGCAGTTCAGCAGGTGCAAGCAGGGCTGAAAGCTATCTACGTCTCGGGCTGGCAGGTGGCAGCGGATATGAATGACTCTCTCGAGACCTATCCCGACCTCTCCCTTTACCCGGTGACGAGCGTACCACACCTCATCCGCCGGATCAATAAAGCCCTGATGCGCCAAGACCAGATCGACTGCATGCAGGGACAGAGCGCGATCGACTGGTTCGCTCCGATCGTAGCCGATGCCGAGGCAGGCTTTGGGGGGCCTTTAAATACATTCGAGCTGATCAAGGCGATGATTGAGGAAGGGGTTTCCGCCGTTCATCTCGAAGATCAGCTCTCGTCGTTAAAAAAATGCGGACATATGGGAGGCAAAGTACTTGAGCCAGCTTCCATATTCATCCACAAGCTAATAGCAGCTCGTTTTGCTGCTGACATCCTGGATGTTCCCACGTTGATCATCGCCAGAACAGATGCCGAAGGCGCCAAGCTCATTCGCTCCGACAGCGACCCTGTGGACAAAGGGTACATCACCGGCAACCGATCGCCGGAAGGCTACTTTGAAATAAGGGGAGGCATCCCGTTCGCCATTGAGCGGGCCAAGGCATTTGCGCCTTATGCCGACTTAATCTGGTGCGAAACACAAACCCCGAGCCTTGAAGAAGCGCGTGCTTTTGCCGAGGGAGTGCATCAGGCTTTCCCCGGAAAATGGCTGGCCTACAACTGCTCCCCCTCCTTCAACTGGAAAAAGCACATGGATGAGAACAAGATGCGTTCTTTCCAGGAAGAGCTTGGCAAAATGGGATATAAATTCCAGTTCATCACTCTGGCCGGATTCCACACCCTTAACGCCAGCATGTTCGACTTAGCCTCTCAGTATGCATCAGAAGGAATGTCTGCCTATGGAAGGTTCCAGGAGTCGGAATTTCAACTGGAGCGAGAGCGCGGTTTCAAAGCGATCAAGCACCAGCAGTTTGTCGGGGCCTCCTACTTCGATGAGATCATGACAGTTCTCTCGGAAGGTCAAATCAGCACCAAATCGATGGAGGGGTCCACCGAATCGGCGCAATTTACCTCTTGA
- a CDS encoding alanine/glycine:cation symporter family protein, translating into MDQFEAMLNAFKDWLWGPPLLILLFGVGFYLTFVLKGLQFRYFFFGIKELISRPKGKAEGDISQFEALMTSLAGAIGTGSIVGVATAVAIGGLGSLFWMWVTAIICMATKYAESLLAVKFRKVDNRGEMIGGPMEYIERGLGWKWMAFVFAALGVVAALGTGNLVQVNSIVESVNIIFKIDPWVVGILVACLTGMVILGGVKSIGHVSAFLVPLMALFYFVGGLVVILMHIQLIPSIFWQIFVSAFEGQAAFGGFAGASAMMAIQMGVSRSIFSNEAGLGISSIAAAAAQTDHPGRQAMITMTGASVSTLIVCTITGLVIAISGVLGMQDGNGKMLNGAALALTAFSTKIVWGDYIVAIGLFLFAFSTVIAWAYYGEKCFEYLFGEKAVIPFRILFTLAVIPGSVLKMETVWAIADVANGLMVIPNLIAVVLLSSVVSKETDGFLQIIKKESERETHR; encoded by the coding sequence ATGGATCAATTCGAAGCGATGCTGAACGCTTTTAAAGACTGGCTATGGGGACCTCCTCTCCTGATTTTACTGTTTGGGGTGGGTTTTTATCTGACATTTGTTCTTAAAGGTTTGCAGTTCAGGTATTTCTTTTTTGGCATCAAAGAGTTGATCTCCCGTCCCAAAGGAAAGGCGGAAGGGGATATATCGCAGTTTGAGGCTTTGATGACCTCACTTGCCGGAGCTATCGGCACAGGCTCTATCGTTGGTGTCGCGACGGCTGTTGCGATCGGCGGCTTGGGCTCGCTATTTTGGATGTGGGTGACAGCGATCATTTGCATGGCCACTAAATACGCCGAGTCCTTATTGGCCGTCAAATTTCGAAAGGTAGACAACCGCGGCGAAATGATCGGCGGGCCGATGGAGTATATTGAACGGGGCCTTGGTTGGAAATGGATGGCTTTTGTTTTCGCAGCGCTAGGCGTGGTCGCAGCCCTGGGGACAGGTAACTTAGTCCAGGTGAACTCCATTGTGGAGTCCGTCAATATTATATTCAAAATCGATCCTTGGGTTGTAGGTATATTGGTTGCTTGCTTGACGGGAATGGTTATCTTAGGCGGCGTCAAGAGCATCGGCCATGTTTCGGCTTTTTTAGTTCCCTTGATGGCTCTTTTCTATTTTGTCGGCGGATTGGTCGTTATTCTGATGCATATCCAACTGATTCCTTCCATATTTTGGCAAATATTCGTCTCGGCCTTTGAAGGACAGGCCGCCTTTGGCGGTTTTGCCGGCGCTTCGGCGATGATGGCGATCCAGATGGGGGTTTCGAGAAGTATTTTTTCCAATGAGGCGGGGCTTGGCATCTCATCGATCGCCGCCGCGGCAGCGCAAACGGATCATCCGGGCCGCCAGGCGATGATCACGATGACAGGCGCTTCCGTATCCACGCTGATTGTGTGCACTATCACCGGCCTCGTCATTGCGATTTCAGGCGTTCTTGGCATGCAGGACGGAAACGGTAAAATGCTGAACGGCGCTGCCCTTGCCTTGACGGCTTTCTCCACTAAAATCGTGTGGGGAGACTATATCGTGGCGATTGGACTTTTCCTCTTTGCTTTCTCCACCGTTATTGCCTGGGCCTACTATGGAGAGAAATGCTTTGAGTATCTTTTTGGCGAGAAGGCGGTGATTCCCTTCCGCATCCTCTTCACGCTGGCTGTAATTCCGGGATCGGTTTTGAAAATGGAAACCGTTTGGGCGATTGCCGATGTGGCCAACGGGCTGATGGTAATCCCTAACCTGATAGCTGTTGTCTTACTCTCTTCTGTAGTTTCCAAGGAGACAGATGGGTTTCTACAGATCATCAAAAAAGAATCAGAACGTGAAACCCATCGTTAA
- the cydB gene encoding cytochrome d ubiquinol oxidase subunit II, with translation MEIINSIMSNLEFTWFSAFVILLAGYAILDGFDLGVGMLHLYAGNDSERRLLLNSIGPVWDGNEVWLVTAGGALFAGFPDVYATFCTAFYIPIMLLLSGLIFRAVAIEFRSKQPMRWWRTMWDVLFSGASFIIAIGLGIVMGNLVTGIPLDKEGEYMGTLADLLRPYTFLTGFLTASLFLMHGTIFALMKTEGAFHDKIRKAVNPTIILFIMLYAITTVTTLIYFPYMGETIRDRPVFFGVALVNMFAIANIPREISKGRDGRAFLSSSVNIVCLLALYGIGSYPDVLMASNDPLNLSLTIYNSASSQKTLEILHIIALIGVPLVISYTVAIYWIFRGKVKLDSMSY, from the coding sequence GTGGAAATCATCAATAGCATCATGAGCAATTTGGAATTCACCTGGTTTTCCGCTTTTGTCATCCTGCTTGCCGGTTACGCAATTTTGGACGGTTTCGATCTGGGTGTGGGTATGCTGCACCTTTACGCAGGCAACGACTCGGAGAGGCGCCTGCTGTTAAACTCCATCGGACCGGTTTGGGACGGCAACGAGGTATGGCTTGTCACTGCAGGAGGAGCGCTCTTTGCCGGCTTCCCTGATGTGTATGCCACTTTCTGTACAGCCTTCTACATCCCAATCATGCTCCTGCTTTCCGGATTGATTTTCCGAGCCGTTGCGATAGAATTCAGGAGCAAGCAGCCGATGCGCTGGTGGCGCACGATGTGGGATGTGCTCTTTTCTGGAGCGAGCTTTATCATCGCGATAGGTCTCGGAATTGTCATGGGCAACTTGGTCACCGGCATTCCCCTGGACAAGGAAGGAGAATATATGGGTACTCTGGCAGATCTTCTCCGCCCCTACACATTTTTGACAGGCTTTCTCACAGCCAGCCTTTTCTTGATGCACGGAACAATCTTTGCCCTCATGAAGACAGAAGGGGCATTCCATGACAAAATCAGAAAAGCGGTCAACCCCACCATCATCCTCTTCATCATGCTCTATGCGATCACAACGGTCACAACGCTGATTTACTTCCCCTACATGGGAGAGACGATCAGAGACCGACCCGTGTTTTTCGGTGTCGCGCTTGTGAACATGTTTGCTATCGCCAATATCCCGCGAGAGATCAGCAAGGGAAGGGACGGCAGAGCGTTTCTGTCCTCATCCGTTAACATCGTCTGCCTGCTGGCCCTCTACGGAATCGGCAGCTACCCTGACGTGCTCATGGCATCCAACGACCCCCTGAATTTAAGCTTGACGATCTACAATTCAGCCTCCTCGCAAAAGACCCTGGAGATCTTGCATATCATCGCCTTGATCGGAGTCCCTCTGGTCATTTCCTATACGGTGGCGATCTATTGGATCTTCAGAGGTAAAGTCAAACTCGATTCCATGAGTTACTAA
- a CDS encoding putative nucleotidyltransferase substrate binding domain-containing protein — protein MNSYNIPVNSSFIPFDGIHHYQELIIKHLDQEDKTKAVCHELVQFLQNHAASYNQTSLANCQKRLQKILSTDGLKEKKIANLFGELQSLASAAPVAYQSQRNPIQPSRHEALSLLSQQMSTIATIRKNLKDLKRSTQEIVVQGLLTTQSAKAYGQYFEKRFNAILQNILFHAVKKMEQRGIKGPDMTQWTALVLGSLARGEGHPYSDIDMVILIDPSLEGDNEARKYFENLMQEVSDLVHQVGEEAEGFKLCGGNLTPPYMAYPFRFADKKNSPDAIEGGMGSFIATPHRLAILCYQSATSYVPMKRTPSMQLLPITGNENLIAPSLLDAKPIIGNETLFTQFYELRKMVGSLKASSLFDASRYSDTPWKEDNTAQDLFYKSILAMSVHGRGAHDFEKEKVNIKKDFMRPIQMGISVLAAKFDLQEKGTADRIDALASRGFFKKREAGLLKETYLTLYKMRIEESALFSGENDDVALSEKAILEAAEEQHQKLSEFCKLRDSESALLASKKEGRESVADLIRNRLLQDAYLEEINHLSKFTALNRVIRPETFDTHKAVCTRTIDSMRKYHECL, from the coding sequence ATGAATTCATACAATATCCCGGTTAATTCATCCTTCATTCCCTTCGACGGCATCCATCATTACCAGGAATTAATTATTAAACACTTAGACCAAGAAGACAAGACAAAAGCTGTTTGCCATGAGCTGGTGCAATTCCTGCAAAACCATGCAGCATCTTACAATCAAACTTCTCTAGCCAACTGCCAAAAGCGTCTTCAAAAGATCCTCTCCACCGACGGGCTCAAAGAGAAAAAAATTGCCAACCTCTTCGGAGAGCTACAATCGCTGGCAAGTGCCGCTCCCGTTGCATACCAATCTCAGCGAAATCCCATTCAGCCCTCAAGGCATGAAGCACTGTCCTTGTTAAGCCAGCAAATGTCCACTATCGCCACGATCCGCAAAAACTTAAAAGATTTGAAAAGAAGCACCCAAGAAATTGTAGTCCAAGGTTTACTCACAACACAAAGCGCCAAAGCATATGGCCAGTACTTCGAGAAGCGCTTTAACGCCATCTTGCAAAACATCCTGTTTCATGCGGTCAAAAAAATGGAGCAAAGGGGTATCAAAGGGCCGGATATGACCCAGTGGACGGCTTTAGTTTTAGGGTCCCTTGCCCGAGGAGAGGGACATCCCTACTCCGACATCGACATGGTGATTTTAATCGACCCCTCGTTAGAGGGAGATAATGAGGCAAGAAAGTACTTTGAAAACCTGATGCAAGAGGTTTCAGACCTTGTTCATCAAGTGGGAGAGGAAGCCGAGGGGTTTAAACTCTGCGGCGGGAACTTGACGCCTCCCTATATGGCCTATCCTTTCCGCTTCGCCGACAAGAAGAACTCACCGGACGCAATCGAGGGTGGAATGGGCTCGTTCATAGCGACGCCGCATCGTCTTGCCATCTTATGCTACCAATCCGCGACATCGTATGTCCCGATGAAGCGAACACCCAGCATGCAACTTCTGCCCATCACGGGAAACGAAAACTTAATCGCCCCTTCGCTACTCGACGCGAAACCGATCATCGGTAACGAAACCCTTTTCACCCAATTCTACGAGCTAAGAAAAATGGTCGGCTCGCTAAAGGCATCTTCTCTTTTCGACGCCTCACGCTACTCAGACACTCCCTGGAAAGAAGACAACACCGCACAAGACCTTTTTTATAAATCCATTTTAGCCATGTCCGTCCACGGCAGAGGGGCTCATGATTTCGAAAAAGAGAAAGTCAATATCAAAAAGGATTTCATGCGTCCCATCCAGATGGGTATCTCAGTCCTCGCGGCGAAATTCGATCTGCAAGAAAAAGGAACAGCCGATAGAATTGATGCTCTTGCAAGTAGAGGATTCTTTAAAAAGAGAGAAGCCGGATTGCTGAAAGAAACCTACCTCACTCTCTACAAAATGAGGATTGAGGAGTCTGCCCTCTTCAGTGGTGAGAACGACGACGTAGCTCTATCGGAAAAGGCTATTTTGGAAGCCGCCGAAGAGCAGCACCAGAAGCTCAGCGAGTTTTGTAAACTGCGTGATAGCGAATCGGCTCTTCTCGCCTCGAAAAAAGAGGGTCGAGAAAGCGTGGCGGATTTGATTCGGAACAGGCTACTCCAAGATGCCTACCTAGAAGAGATCAATCATTTGTCAAAATTTACGGCATTGAACAGAGTGATAAGGCCCGAGACATTCGATACCCACAAGGCTGTTTGCACTCGTACAATCGATTCGATGAGAAAATATCACGAATGTCTCTGA
- a CDS encoding alanine/glycine:cation symporter family protein, whose product MLADLYNTTLLCLDKFYTLLWGAPLLILIMGVGLYLTVVLRGIQFRYLAYALKLVFTKQQHKGEKGDISHFESLMTALAATIGIGNIAGISTAIVAGGMGALFWMWVTAIIGMATRFAESILAVKYRTTDTKGEMCGGPMYFIQYGLGWRWLSTAFAFCGAIAAFGGGNMLQANSVADVLKETFSIDPLISGVVIAVLTGMTILGGIRSIGKVASFLVPMMVLIYISGAGLILLLNFTKIPGVFLTIFESAFTGQAAVGGFLGSTIVMAIQMGVSRGLMTSEAGLGTASIAAAAAQTDVPGRQALVSMTGCFLATIVMCTLTGLVLGVTDILGKTGTDGKLLTGAAMTMAAFKSVIPWGGYIVTTGLILFAFTTLVGYAYYGEKCCEYLFGEKLVPYYRILFTLIVIPGAVLELEIVWKVSDIFNGMMAIPNLIGIMALSKIVIEEKRAFTKLLRQEAIEESA is encoded by the coding sequence ATGCTTGCCGATCTGTACAACACAACGCTTCTTTGTCTGGATAAATTCTATACTCTGCTGTGGGGAGCGCCGCTGCTCATCCTGATTATGGGCGTCGGTCTTTATCTGACCGTTGTTTTAAGAGGTATTCAGTTCCGCTATCTAGCGTACGCCCTCAAATTGGTTTTTACCAAGCAGCAACACAAAGGCGAGAAGGGCGATATTTCCCATTTTGAGTCCCTGATGACGGCTCTTGCCGCCACGATCGGCATCGGCAACATAGCAGGCATTTCCACGGCTATCGTAGCTGGGGGGATGGGAGCGCTCTTCTGGATGTGGGTCACCGCTATCATCGGAATGGCCACTCGCTTTGCCGAGTCGATTCTCGCAGTCAAATACCGCACCACCGATACCAAAGGGGAGATGTGCGGAGGCCCTATGTACTTTATCCAGTATGGACTGGGATGGCGCTGGCTTTCGACCGCCTTTGCTTTTTGCGGTGCGATTGCGGCGTTCGGCGGCGGCAACATGCTGCAGGCAAACTCTGTAGCCGATGTTCTAAAAGAGACATTTTCCATCGATCCTTTGATTTCCGGTGTTGTCATCGCCGTTTTGACGGGGATGACAATCCTGGGAGGAATCCGCAGCATCGGCAAGGTCGCCTCCTTCCTTGTCCCCATGATGGTTCTTATCTACATCAGCGGCGCCGGATTGATCCTGTTACTCAATTTCACAAAAATTCCAGGGGTATTTCTGACTATCTTTGAAAGCGCGTTCACAGGACAGGCGGCCGTGGGTGGCTTTCTCGGATCGACTATTGTGATGGCAATTCAGATGGGCGTCAGCCGCGGTCTGATGACTTCCGAAGCCGGGCTTGGCACTGCCTCGATCGCAGCGGCAGCCGCGCAGACGGATGTGCCAGGGAGACAGGCGCTGGTGTCGATGACGGGTTGCTTTTTAGCGACGATCGTCATGTGCACCCTGACCGGTCTGGTGCTGGGGGTTACCGATATCCTCGGGAAGACAGGCACCGACGGGAAGTTGCTTACCGGCGCAGCCATGACGATGGCGGCGTTTAAATCGGTAATTCCCTGGGGCGGATACATCGTTACAACAGGGCTGATCCTGTTTGCTTTCACCACGCTTGTCGGCTATGCCTACTACGGAGAGAAGTGCTGCGAGTATCTTTTTGGTGAAAAATTGGTTCCCTATTACCGCATACTCTTTACCCTGATCGTCATCCCAGGGGCCGTCTTAGAGCTGGAGATTGTCTGGAAGGTATCGGACATCTTCAATGGCATGATGGCGATCCCTAACCTCATCGGCATTATGGCGCTTTCAAAAATCGTGATTGAGGAAAAGCGAGCGTTCACCAAATTGCTAAGGCAAGAGGCAATTGAAGAGTCGGCCTAG